In Ptychodera flava strain L36383 chromosome 21, AS_Pfla_20210202, whole genome shotgun sequence, a genomic segment contains:
- the LOC139121221 gene encoding translation initiation factor eIF2B subunit epsilon-like, protein MAASKKKKGDRDNLLKQEDILQAVLLADSFNVRFAPITLERPRALLPLVNFTLLDYTLEFLTAAGVQEIFVYCTAHAEQIKNHLKESKWMGEKSAYKVSTIVSEDCRTVGDALRDIDNKSLLRSDFVLVNGDIVSNMNFKKVLEEHKARRQKDKSSVMTLVCKEASPGHKTRCKEDEFMAAVDTSTKRVFHYQKVKSAKRIPISVSLFQDNNNVQLRYDLLDTHICICSPQVPELFTDNFDYQTKDDFVHGILINEEIMGNQIHMYVLEDEYAARVSNPYMYHAVSKDIIHRWSYPLVPDAINGAGFTLLRHNTYLSKDITLARGCILEEDVVVGQGTCIGTNTVISKSVIGRNCSIGENVSLENAYVWDNVCIESGSTLKMCIVCDRAIIKPNVTVQPNCVISYDVVVGPDVILKEGTLLTNQIPKASSGFDDFAEDDGKADEPLTEDGPPSYDVSIVGTEGKGFVWIQQDEDLDEDEELVQQIWRLSLDEKDDEDEESSSDESSDDEMSPPSSPPPDDTKMFYNEVLDSLQRGIEENVKCDNLILEVNSSKYAYNISMKELVVLVMKAILEVPILRSTTPLDPVKYLAQIRPLLNRLKPLLQNYVKSAESQMDCLLGLEEFSANHSNFAPILMKVMHYMYDEVEVLVETVILKWYKSTTLSEDPITKQKQHDIRSQVAPFIKWLEEAEEESEDED, encoded by the exons ATGGCAGCATCCAAGAAAAAGAAAGGGGATCGCGATAATTTGCTCAAACAGGAAGATATTTTGCAGGCAGTCTTGTTAGCTGACAGTTTTAATGTGAGGTTTGCTCCGATAACGCTGGAACGACCGAGG GCTTTATTACCTCTGGTGAATTTTACATTGCTTGACTATACCCTGGAATTCCTGACAGCAGCTGGTGTTCAAGAAATATTTGTCTATTGCACTGCACATGCTGAACAGATAAAGAACCATCTCAA aGAATCCAAATGGATGGGCGAGAAGAGTGCATACAAAGTGTCTACAATTGTGTCAGAAGACTGCAGGACTGTTGGAGATGCTTTGAGGGACATAGATAACAAATCCCTACTCAGATCAGATTTTGTACTTGTCAATGGAGACATCGTGTCAaacatgaatttcaaaaaagtacTAGAGGAGCATAA AGCGCGGCGACAGAAAGATAAATCGTCTGTCATGACACTTGTGTGTAAAGAGGCATCACCTGGACACAAGACCAGATGCAAAGAAGATGAATTCATGGCAGCTGTTGATACAAGCACCAAGAGGGTATTTCACTATCAGAAAGTGAAATCGGCTAAAAGAATTCCTATTTCAGTG AGTTTGTTTCAAGACAACAATAATGTACAACTACGGTATGATCTATTAGATACCCATATATGTATCTGTTCGCCACAAGTACCTGAACTATTTACCGACAACTTTGATTATCAAACCAAAGATGACTTTGTTCATGGGATTCTCATAAATGAGGAG ATCATGGGTAATCAAATTCACATGTATGTTTTAGAAGATGAGTATGCTGCCAGGGTCTCCAATCCTTACATGTACCATGCTGTCAG CAAGGATATTATCCATCGTTGGAGTTATCCACTTGTTCCTGACGCCATCAACGGTGCTGGATTTACTCTGCTAAGACACAACACATACTTATCCAAAGACATCACACTTGCAAG AGGATGCATCTTGGAAGAAGATGTGGTGGTAGGCCAGGGAACCTGTATTGGTACCAACACAGTCATCAGCAAATCAGTAATTGGCAGAAACTGTTCAATAG gAGAGAATGTGAGCTTAGAAAATGCCTATGTATGGGATAATGTATGCATTGAGTCCGGTTCCACCCTTAagatgtgtatagtatgtgacCGAGCCATTATAAAACCCAATGTGACAGTCCAGCCAAACTGTGTGATATCTTATGAT GTTGTTGTAGGGCCAGATGTAATTCTTAAAGAGGGTACCCTGTTGACCAATCAGATTCCTAAGGCATCTTCAGGTTTTGATGACTTTGCAGAGGATGATGGGAAGGCAGATGAACCTCTTACTGAAGATGGCCCACCAT CGTATGACGTCAGTATCGTAGGAACTGAAGGTAAGGGCTTCGTATGGATCCAACAGGATGAAGATTTGGATGAAGACGAGGAGCTGGTGCAGCAAATCTGGC GTCTGAGTCTGGATGAGAAAGATGACGAAGATGAGGAAAGTAGCAGTGATGAGTCGTCTGATGATGAAATGTCACCTCCGTCATCACCACCTCCGGATGATACTAAAA TGTTTTACAATGAAGTCCTTGATAGTCTTCAAAGAGGTATCGAGGAGAACGTGAAATGTGATAACCTGATCTTGGAAGTGAATTCATCGAAATATGCCTACAACATATCAATGAAAGAGCTCGTTGTTTTGGTTATGAAAGCCATACTGGAGGTTCCAATCCTGAGATCGACAACACCATTAGATCCAGTAAAATATCTTGCCCAAATACGCCCC TTGCTGAACAGACTGAAACCGCTGTTGCAGAATTATGTGAAGAGTGCTGAGTCACAGATGGACTGTTTGTTAGGATTGGAG GAATTCAGTGCAAATCACAGTAATTTTGCTCCAATACTGATGAAAGTCATGCACTATATGTATGATGAAGTTGAGGTACTGGTTGAAACAGTCATTTTAAAATGGTACAAAAGCACTACGCTGTCTGAAGACcccatcacaaaacaaaaacaacatgatATAAGATCACAg GTGGCGCCATTCATCAAGTGGTTAGAAGAAGCAGAAGAAGAGAGTGAAGATGAGGATTGA